One segment of Rhodohalobacter mucosus DNA contains the following:
- a CDS encoding BamA/TamA family outer membrane protein translates to MNILNKFNFLTLFCVVLMLLPELVNAQYFGRNKVQYEDFDFEVLHSPNFNIYYYPRSEKAVTQLATLSERWYGRHAQVFGYTFADDNPLVLYANHADFQQNDIVPNVGVGTGGVTEGLRKRVIMPLAESNSSTNHVLGHELVHVFQYRLASNLGGIRATANIPLWFIEGMAEYLSIGTEDTQTEMWMRDAVLYDNLPSVNDLRNSREYFPYRYGHALWTFMTGTWGDQIVFPLYSAVAQKGVNNALQDTLNISADSLSGLWHDALVSTYGEEVEQATPPDEIGEPVFDDDDDILRTAPSISPDGEYVVYVSNEKLFSLEWYLADVETGEVIRSLTNTLTDPHLNALRFIESSGSWSPEGERFATVVFKKGDNQLIIIDPDNGNITQEFRFDEAEAMTNPAWSPDGNRIVFSGSRDGFSDLWMYDLKQDSLQQLTEDAYSDLHPAWSPDGGTIAFISERGPDTDLENLDFGEMVITLMDVESREITVLPPFQGAKHINPIFSPDGNSLYFISDRGGVNNIFRYDFQDEDYYQVTDVSTGVSGISSYSPALTMGRDSGRMIFTTFSQSSYLFRTLQVDDADGVPVDRAGPVAEAGKLPPANRRGQQAVSELLAEGRQEVLPDTAITRTDYRPKLGLEFITGGGGVGVSNQLGVAAAGGLFMQFSDMLNQHQLMTSLRLQGSYKDIGGQVAYLNQDNRFIWGASVSHIPFRTSRAFFTQDTTTIDGTEVVANALNQVNRRIYNDRISLLGFYPFSTTQRLESSIGFTHIWSDIEVVTTLFDRVGNAFDRDVEELETPSPLNLFNVSLAYVQDSSVPALTGPVAGQRFRLEVTPTRGTLNYVSTITDYRRYVFFNPLTLAFRGLHIGRYGEDANDDRLSPNFLGFESIMRGYNFASFEPGECTRLPDGNNGCAEFNRLLGSSMAVANLELRYPLLGPDEFALFSTRTIPTTLTTFFDGGVSWTPNDLPELKWETRSTERIPVFSAGVSVRVNILGYLITELYYAVPFQRPEKGGYVGFHISPGW, encoded by the coding sequence ATGAACATTTTAAACAAGTTTAACTTTTTAACTTTGTTTTGTGTTGTTCTGATGTTGCTACCCGAGCTGGTGAATGCTCAGTATTTTGGCAGGAACAAGGTTCAATATGAAGATTTTGACTTTGAAGTACTGCACTCTCCTAATTTCAATATATACTACTATCCCCGCAGTGAGAAAGCGGTAACTCAGCTTGCCACTCTTTCCGAACGCTGGTATGGTCGGCATGCACAGGTGTTCGGTTATACATTTGCCGACGATAACCCTCTGGTTCTGTATGCAAATCATGCTGATTTTCAGCAGAACGATATCGTACCCAATGTAGGTGTTGGAACCGGCGGTGTTACTGAAGGCCTTAGAAAGAGGGTGATTATGCCCCTTGCTGAATCTAACAGCAGTACCAATCATGTACTTGGCCATGAGCTCGTTCATGTATTTCAATACAGGTTGGCAAGCAATCTGGGCGGTATCAGAGCTACTGCGAATATTCCGCTATGGTTTATCGAAGGCATGGCAGAATATCTATCAATTGGCACTGAAGACACCCAGACAGAGATGTGGATGCGAGATGCTGTACTGTATGATAACCTTCCGAGCGTTAATGACCTCAGAAACAGCAGGGAGTATTTTCCCTATCGTTATGGTCATGCATTATGGACGTTCATGACCGGAACATGGGGTGATCAAATTGTTTTTCCGCTCTACAGCGCAGTTGCACAGAAAGGCGTTAATAACGCGCTGCAGGATACACTGAATATTTCAGCCGATTCATTGTCAGGACTCTGGCATGATGCACTTGTTTCAACCTATGGTGAAGAGGTCGAGCAGGCTACACCGCCCGACGAGATCGGGGAGCCGGTGTTCGATGATGATGACGACATCCTCAGAACAGCCCCATCCATCAGTCCGGACGGAGAGTATGTTGTATATGTTTCGAATGAAAAGCTTTTTTCACTGGAGTGGTACCTGGCCGATGTTGAAACCGGGGAAGTGATCCGAAGTTTGACCAATACCCTTACCGACCCGCACCTGAATGCTCTGCGCTTTATTGAGTCGTCCGGCAGCTGGTCGCCCGAGGGGGAACGGTTTGCCACCGTCGTATTTAAGAAAGGCGATAATCAACTGATCATCATTGACCCGGATAATGGAAATATTACACAGGAATTCCGTTTTGATGAAGCTGAAGCAATGACCAACCCGGCATGGTCGCCCGATGGCAACCGAATCGTTTTTTCCGGCTCCAGGGATGGGTTCAGCGATCTCTGGATGTACGATCTGAAACAGGATTCTCTTCAGCAATTAACAGAAGACGCCTATTCAGACCTGCACCCGGCATGGTCGCCTGATGGCGGGACGATTGCCTTTATTTCGGAACGCGGACCGGATACGGATCTGGAAAATCTGGATTTTGGCGAGATGGTCATAACGCTCATGGACGTTGAATCACGTGAAATAACCGTTTTACCGCCATTTCAAGGTGCAAAGCATATCAATCCGATTTTCAGTCCTGATGGTAATTCACTCTATTTCATTTCAGACCGCGGGGGTGTCAACAATATCTTTCGTTATGATTTCCAGGACGAAGATTATTATCAGGTTACGGACGTCAGTACCGGGGTAAGCGGTATCAGCAGTTATTCTCCTGCATTAACAATGGGGCGTGATTCGGGAAGGATGATATTTACCACATTCAGCCAATCCAGCTATCTGTTTCGAACACTTCAGGTTGATGATGCAGACGGAGTGCCTGTGGACCGTGCCGGACCCGTGGCTGAAGCAGGAAAATTACCACCTGCGAATCGCAGGGGCCAGCAGGCAGTTTCAGAATTACTGGCTGAAGGAAGGCAGGAGGTGCTTCCCGACACTGCCATTACAAGAACGGACTACCGCCCCAAACTGGGATTGGAGTTTATCACGGGAGGAGGGGGTGTCGGAGTATCAAATCAGCTTGGCGTGGCAGCTGCAGGCGGATTATTTATGCAATTCAGCGACATGTTGAACCAGCATCAGTTGATGACATCATTGCGACTGCAGGGATCCTATAAAGATATAGGCGGTCAGGTAGCGTATCTTAACCAGGATAACCGGTTTATATGGGGCGCATCTGTGTCGCATATACCCTTCCGTACAAGCCGTGCTTTTTTTACGCAGGATACAACCACCATAGATGGTACAGAGGTGGTTGCAAATGCACTGAATCAGGTGAACAGGCGAATATACAACGACCGTATTTCACTGTTGGGCTTTTATCCCTTTTCCACCACGCAGCGACTTGAAAGCAGTATAGGTTTTACACATATATGGTCAGATATAGAAGTGGTAACCACACTATTCGACCGGGTTGGAAATGCTTTCGATCGTGATGTAGAAGAGTTGGAAACACCCTCACCGCTCAACTTATTCAATGTATCATTGGCGTACGTTCAGGATAGCTCCGTGCCGGCCCTTACGGGACCGGTTGCTGGTCAGCGGTTTCGTCTGGAGGTGACTCCCACCCGCGGAACATTGAATTACGTCAGTACAATAACAGATTACAGGCGATACGTCTTTTTTAACCCTCTTACGCTCGCATTCAGGGGGCTTCACATCGGGCGTTACGGAGAAGATGCCAATGATGACAGGTTAAGCCCTAATTTTCTCGGATTTGAAAGCATCATGCGCGGATATAATTTCGCTTCGTTTGAACCGGGCGAGTGTACCCGGCTTCCTGACGGGAATAATGGCTGTGCTGAGTTTAACAGGCTGCTTGGAAGCAGTATGGCTGTGGCAAATCTGGAATTAAGGTACCCCCTGCTTGGGCCGGATGAGTTTGCACTGTTCAGCACCCGGACCATTCCTACCACACTTACCACATTCTTTGACGGTGGCGTGAGCTGGACCCCGAATGATCTGCCTGAATTGAAATGGGAAACACGTTCAACGGAGCGTATTCCGGTATTCAGTGCCGGTGTAAGTGTACGCGTCAATATACTGGGTTACCTCATTACAGAACTTTATTATGCCGTACCGTTTCAGCGGCCCGAAAAAGGGGGATATGTCGGCTTTCATATCTCTCCGGGATGGTGA
- a CDS encoding ZIP family metal transporter produces the protein MAGGSVTLFHVFVAASITAVATGFGALPFLFVESFEDKWLGVGNAIAAGLMLGASIGLVFEGYTLEGVSYPILKMISGIVAGGVLVFFSHRFLNNRDEDYSIGNIRGANAIKMLMIVGIMTVHSFAEGIGVGVSFGDSPTFGAFISIAIAVHNIPEGLAISLILIPRGTSVRKAAWWSIFSSLPQPLMAVPAFLFVLTFKEFLPVGLGIAAGAMFWMVFKELIPEAREEISNRSVYLITVITAIAMMIFQFLIE, from the coding sequence ATGGCCGGCGGCAGCGTTACCCTGTTTCATGTATTTGTTGCCGCATCCATCACAGCTGTTGCTACAGGCTTCGGAGCACTGCCCTTTCTGTTTGTGGAATCGTTTGAGGACAAATGGCTGGGTGTTGGCAATGCCATTGCTGCAGGGCTTATGCTGGGTGCCAGTATCGGACTTGTTTTTGAGGGTTACACCCTGGAGGGGGTCAGTTATCCCATCTTAAAAATGATTTCCGGCATTGTTGCTGGAGGAGTTCTGGTCTTTTTTTCACATCGTTTTTTAAATAACCGGGATGAGGACTATTCCATTGGCAACATCCGGGGGGCTAACGCCATTAAAATGCTGATGATCGTGGGAATTATGACCGTACACTCATTTGCGGAGGGAATCGGTGTGGGTGTCTCTTTTGGGGACAGCCCTACATTCGGGGCTTTTATCTCCATCGCAATCGCCGTTCACAATATTCCGGAAGGCCTGGCAATTAGCCTAATCCTCATTCCAAGAGGTACCAGTGTCCGCAAAGCCGCCTGGTGGAGTATTTTCAGCAGTCTTCCGCAGCCTTTAATGGCTGTTCCGGCTTTTCTCTTTGTACTTACGTTTAAGGAATTTCTGCCCGTTGGCCTCGGTATCGCCGCCGGCGCAATGTTCTGGATGGTGTTTAAAGAGCTGATTCCGGAAGCCAGGGAGGAGATCAGCAACCGGTCGGTTTACCTTATTACCGTAATAACGGCGATTGCCATGATGATTTTCCAGTTTCTCATTGAATAA
- a CDS encoding restriction endonuclease, which produces MSAVNVTKYSGDVETYDESKLRKSLRSAGAAEAVIDEIAAHIRKMLYEGISTQKIYNEAFKKLRDVSARSAGRYKLKEALFELGPSGYPFEKFIGELLTRLGYETKVGVVVEGDCVSHEIDVIANKENDYVLVECKFHNRNQKYCNVKVPLYIQSRFLDVKKNWTSQPNHRNKHHYGWVVTNTRFTDDAKTYGNCVGLRLLSWDHPKDNAIKDLIGRMNLHPVTCLSSLTNEEKSSLLDADIIFCKQICENPNIMNTTSVSKRKFNRIAKEAEAICNNNRGLANG; this is translated from the coding sequence ATGTCAGCCGTAAACGTCACAAAATATTCAGGCGATGTCGAAACGTATGATGAATCGAAACTAAGAAAATCCCTAAGGAGCGCCGGTGCAGCCGAAGCGGTAATTGATGAAATTGCGGCGCATATCAGAAAGATGCTCTATGAAGGCATCTCCACACAAAAAATTTATAATGAAGCCTTCAAAAAACTGCGTGATGTTTCAGCACGGTCGGCCGGCAGATATAAACTGAAGGAAGCCCTTTTCGAACTGGGACCTTCCGGCTATCCGTTCGAAAAGTTTATCGGTGAACTTCTTACTCGTCTCGGCTATGAAACGAAGGTAGGCGTGGTTGTGGAAGGGGATTGCGTTAGCCATGAAATTGATGTGATTGCAAACAAGGAAAATGATTATGTACTGGTTGAATGCAAATTTCATAACAGAAATCAAAAGTACTGCAATGTGAAAGTGCCGCTCTACATTCAGTCTCGCTTCCTGGATGTAAAAAAGAACTGGACCAGCCAGCCGAATCATAGAAATAAACATCATTACGGATGGGTAGTGACCAATACAAGGTTCACAGACGATGCCAAAACATATGGCAACTGTGTGGGCCTTCGGCTTCTGAGCTGGGATCATCCCAAAGACAACGCCATCAAAGACCTGATCGGGCGCATGAATCTGCACCCCGTCACCTGTCTCTCATCTTTGACAAATGAAGAGAAATCATCACTCCTGGATGCCGATATTATATTTTGCAAACAGATCTGTGAGAATCCCAATATCATGAATACGACATCCGTCAGTAAACGTAAGTTCAACCGGATTGCCAAAGAAGCTGAGGCCATCTGCAACAATAACCGGGGGCTGGCAAATGGATAA
- a CDS encoding MBL fold metallo-hydrolase RNA specificity domain-containing protein has protein sequence MDNNKTLKIHFLGASGTVTGSKYLLEFPDCTVLTDCGLFQGLKKLRELNWQQLPVRASDIDYVLLTHGHLDHTGFLPRLVKMGFKGEIWGTAPTLDIAEIILRDSAKIQEEDAERANRDGFTKHSPAKPLYNTLDVEKTLKLFESKPLDDWIRLGNNIRMRFRYNGHILGATFIELDADENRIVFSGDVGRKDDFLLRDPAKPDRADFLFLESTYGDRIHPHSDNLKKLRQVILDTTEQNGTLIIPSFAVERAQLLMYMIYLLHLEESIPRSLPVILDSPMAISALSVFRKHPGWHKLSDEQCMGMTDRIIAVQSYSETLELIDNPESKIIIAGSGMVGGGRVLSYLEKYIGKEETTILLAGFQAEGTRGRQLLEGADEIKFFGNYHNVKARVDLLEGLSAHADRNGLLDWISDIEAAPSHLFLTHGEPHALDSLRVKLKDEYGWNSDIPELYDIKEI, from the coding sequence ATGGATAATAATAAGACCTTGAAAATACACTTTCTAGGCGCATCAGGTACAGTCACCGGTTCTAAGTATCTGCTTGAGTTTCCCGATTGTACCGTTCTTACAGACTGCGGACTCTTCCAGGGTTTGAAGAAGCTTCGTGAACTCAACTGGCAACAGCTCCCAGTACGCGCATCGGATATCGACTATGTTCTTCTGACTCATGGTCACCTTGACCATACCGGTTTTTTACCGCGGTTGGTTAAAATGGGATTTAAGGGTGAAATATGGGGCACTGCACCGACGCTTGATATTGCAGAAATCATTCTGCGTGACTCAGCCAAAATACAGGAAGAGGATGCGGAAAGAGCCAACCGGGACGGATTCACAAAGCACAGCCCCGCCAAACCACTCTATAATACCCTTGATGTTGAAAAAACCCTGAAGCTCTTCGAATCCAAACCACTGGATGATTGGATTCGGCTTGGCAACAATATCCGCATGCGTTTCAGATATAACGGACACATTCTGGGTGCTACATTCATTGAGTTGGATGCAGATGAAAATCGGATTGTATTTTCGGGAGACGTAGGCCGAAAAGATGACTTTCTTCTCAGGGATCCAGCAAAACCCGACAGGGCAGATTTTCTATTCCTTGAATCCACTTATGGCGACCGGATTCACCCGCACAGCGATAACCTGAAAAAGCTGCGGCAGGTAATCCTTGACACCACAGAACAAAACGGAACCCTGATCATACCCAGTTTTGCCGTTGAACGTGCCCAGCTTCTGATGTACATGATCTATTTGCTCCACCTGGAGGAGTCGATTCCGCGTTCCCTGCCCGTTATACTCGATAGTCCAATGGCCATTTCTGCTCTTTCCGTGTTCAGAAAACACCCCGGCTGGCACAAATTGTCGGATGAACAGTGTATGGGTATGACGGATCGCATCATTGCGGTGCAGTCCTATTCGGAAACTCTTGAACTGATCGACAACCCTGAATCAAAAATCATAATTGCCGGCAGCGGTATGGTTGGGGGCGGACGAGTGCTAAGCTACCTGGAAAAATATATCGGAAAGGAAGAGACGACCATTCTTCTGGCCGGCTTCCAGGCTGAAGGCACACGCGGGCGGCAGCTGCTGGAGGGAGCAGACGAGATTAAATTTTTTGGCAACTACCATAACGTAAAAGCAAGAGTAGATCTGCTTGAAGGTTTATCGGCTCATGCCGACCGGAACGGGCTTCTTGACTGGATATCCGACATAGAGGCGGCTCCCTCACATCTGTTTCTGACCCACGGTGAGCCCCACGCGCTCGACTCGCTCCGGGTAAAACTAAAAGATGAATATGGATGGAATTCTGACATTCCGGAGCTTTACGACATAAAAGAGATATGA
- a CDS encoding DUF411 domain-containing protein gives MKNKTFYTLFAILIAASTGFWIYMFQAPSTQEAAAAEPYDGPISLTMYHAEGCNCCVKWGEYLERNGVEVTSELVPDLGVVKQEKGVPGRLQSCHTAVADGYVIEGHVPVEDIRRLLGERPDAIGISVPGMPPNSPGMDIPSDRPYQSVLFTEDQMAIYNTHEGLITE, from the coding sequence ATGAAGAACAAAACATTTTACACGCTATTTGCCATCCTTATCGCTGCCAGCACAGGGTTTTGGATCTACATGTTTCAGGCTCCTTCTACGCAGGAGGCTGCTGCAGCTGAACCTTATGATGGACCGATTTCCCTTACCATGTATCATGCCGAAGGCTGTAACTGCTGTGTGAAATGGGGCGAATACCTGGAGCGAAATGGAGTTGAGGTTACCAGTGAACTGGTTCCCGACCTGGGTGTTGTGAAACAGGAGAAAGGTGTGCCCGGCCGGCTGCAGTCCTGCCATACCGCTGTAGCCGACGGCTACGTAATAGAGGGGCATGTGCCCGTCGAAGACATTCGAAGACTATTGGGTGAACGCCCTGATGCCATCGGAATTTCCGTTCCCGGAATGCCCCCGAATTCACCCGGTATGGACATCCCCTCCGACCGGCCTTACCAGTCAGTACTCTTTACGGAAGACCAGATGGCCATTTACAATACCCACGAGGGGCTGATTACCGAATAA
- a CDS encoding phosphatase PAP2 family protein: protein MGQKNDSSPSKDRFLGWAVKDPIDIAKATDRQDLEALLVAGIGIVGISAFDYRSSDYFRSTFGNNDFLGVVNELGNLNYVAPFSAALFGTSLLTDNHKFQDAAFTSLQSVLYTKITVTIAKYAFARDRPEQNTDPYVFNFFERNATSFPSGHASNAFALVVPWVVYYPNVLTYSMLALPVGTALARVSKGRHWISDVSAGALIGAYWGYKLSRRHLNLAGAGNFHAVPIIHENGGGISLTFSF from the coding sequence ATGGGGCAAAAAAATGACTCTTCACCTTCAAAAGACCGGTTTTTAGGCTGGGCTGTAAAAGATCCAATTGATATTGCCAAAGCCACAGACCGACAGGATCTTGAAGCACTTTTGGTGGCAGGTATAGGTATTGTGGGCATATCTGCCTTTGATTACCGGTCATCCGATTATTTCCGATCTACTTTCGGAAACAATGATTTTCTTGGAGTAGTAAATGAATTGGGAAATCTAAATTATGTTGCTCCGTTCTCTGCAGCTCTATTTGGAACATCGCTGCTCACGGATAATCATAAATTTCAGGACGCGGCTTTTACTTCATTACAATCTGTTCTATACACAAAAATCACTGTAACTATTGCTAAATATGCATTTGCACGTGATCGGCCTGAGCAGAATACGGATCCATACGTTTTCAATTTTTTTGAGAGGAACGCAACATCCTTTCCATCCGGTCACGCTTCAAATGCTTTCGCCCTGGTTGTACCCTGGGTTGTATATTATCCGAACGTACTTACCTACAGCATGCTTGCCCTGCCGGTTGGAACGGCTCTCGCTAGAGTATCGAAAGGCAGGCACTGGATATCCGATGTCTCCGCAGGTGCATTGATCGGCGCTTACTGGGGTTATAAGCTCTCCAGGCGACACCTTAACCTTGCCGGTGCAGGAAATTTTCATGCAGTACCCATTATTCATGAAAACGGCGGGGGTATATCTTTAACGTTTTCTTTCTGA
- a CDS encoding DUF302 domain-containing protein: MSYYISTTFKGSFEDAIQKVTEELKEEGFGVLTEIDVKETLKKKLDVDFKKYKILGACNPNFAHKALTIEDKIGAMLPCNVIVEEHENGSVEVSAVDPVSSMQSVDNEKLTPIASEVRDTLEKVIKRV, translated from the coding sequence ATGAGCTACTACATATCTACAACATTTAAAGGATCTTTTGAAGACGCGATCCAAAAAGTTACGGAAGAGCTAAAGGAGGAGGGTTTCGGAGTACTGACGGAAATCGACGTGAAAGAGACGCTTAAGAAGAAGCTGGACGTTGATTTTAAAAAGTACAAAATCCTCGGAGCGTGCAATCCCAATTTTGCACACAAAGCCCTGACCATAGAAGACAAGATCGGTGCCATGCTTCCCTGCAACGTCATCGTCGAGGAGCATGAAAACGGCAGCGTGGAGGTATCAGCCGTTGATCCGGTCAGTTCCATGCAGTCGGTAGACAATGAAAAGCTGACTCCGATTGCCTCGGAAGTGCGTGATACCCTTGAAAAAGTAATCAAGCGGGTCTAA
- a CDS encoding S41 family peptidase: MRTLLTILIALVTYSISHATDNPQWIRYQSISPDGNTIVFTYKGDLYRVPSRGGVARQLTFHEAHDYMPVWSSDGRHIAFASDRYGNFDIFLMEAYGGPATRLTYHSNDESPFSFSADDENVIFGAVRQDRAEHRQFPTGSQPELYSVPVSGGRIGQIFTVPAEYVQVNGDGNRMIYHDKKGGENEWRKHHTSSITRDIWMYDAATDEHSMLTSFEGEDRQPVFSPDEQSFYYLSEESGSFNVHKMSISAAPQNEQLTDFDLHPVRFLSHGNGTLAFGYDGELYTMREGEEPQKVNVVIRTQTASNPDSYITINGGVREMEISPNGKEIAFVARGEVFVTSVDGSLTKRITNTPEQERFVTFTPDGKGVVYASERNGRWSIFKTTKVRDDEPFFYASTLLSEEPVVMNDEDNYLPAYSPDGEKLAYIADRRTLRIQDLESGDTTDLLTPDDLFHMRDGDKYFRWSPDSKWLLVDWSKKLHNSEVLLMAADGSERINLTESGYNDSSPKWMNDGKQMIWFTNRDGLRSYATSGRTERDVYAMFFSQEAWDMFNLSEEDYKLWKQIQEVSDAEDDENGDSDDEESEEDNAEEMVIDRRGMKDRTARLTNHSSSLSDAVLSKDGSKLYYLSSFEDNYNLWETDLRTKDTKMLIRLNTGFGSLQWDPDMENLYLLSRGSISKLNLTGGSSTPVSIRGEMTYDADAERLAMFEHVYIRTKNIFYEPTFHGNDWDMLYEEYSKYVPHIGNSYEFAEMLSEMLGELNVSHAGARYNRSIDNADATASLGIFMDYDYEGDGIRIVEVLDGGPLDKAAFEVDSGMIIQRIDGEQITSDRDVASYLNRKAGDFVLLDVTDGDGDNLQQITVKPITLGQERSLLYQRYIRINEEEVDEKSNGTLGYVHIPGMGDGPFRYVIQEMLGKYPERDAVIVDTRFNGGGDLVADLAMFFTGVEFNTYATADMDVGGEPTSRWTKPTLSLYNEAMYSDGHCYASAYSELEIGLTVGMPVPGTCSFAGWEGLPDGTRWGVVPVSARNMSGEWMENNQTEPMIRVKNDPEVISEGRDQQLERAIEELMNQVSGE; encoded by the coding sequence ATGCGTACACTTCTCACAATTCTGATTGCGCTTGTAACCTATTCCATCAGTCATGCAACCGACAACCCGCAATGGATACGCTACCAATCCATTTCACCCGATGGAAATACCATCGTTTTTACCTATAAAGGAGACCTATACAGGGTACCGTCAAGAGGTGGAGTGGCCCGGCAGCTTACGTTTCATGAAGCGCATGACTATATGCCTGTATGGAGCAGCGACGGCCGGCATATAGCTTTTGCTTCCGACCGTTACGGTAACTTCGATATCTTTTTAATGGAAGCGTATGGCGGACCTGCAACGCGACTCACCTACCATTCGAACGATGAGAGTCCCTTCAGCTTTAGCGCTGATGATGAAAACGTCATTTTTGGCGCCGTTAGACAGGATCGTGCTGAGCACCGGCAATTCCCGACAGGTTCCCAGCCCGAGCTTTACAGCGTGCCTGTGTCCGGCGGACGCATTGGCCAGATTTTCACCGTTCCAGCTGAATATGTGCAGGTAAACGGAGATGGAAACCGGATGATCTACCACGATAAAAAAGGCGGTGAAAATGAGTGGAGAAAACACCATACGTCATCCATAACCCGGGATATTTGGATGTATGATGCAGCAACGGATGAACATTCCATGCTGACATCATTTGAGGGAGAAGACCGGCAGCCTGTTTTTAGTCCGGACGAGCAATCATTCTACTATCTGAGTGAAGAGAGCGGAAGCTTCAATGTTCACAAAATGTCGATAAGCGCTGCACCACAAAATGAACAGCTTACCGACTTTGACCTTCATCCTGTCCGGTTTCTGAGCCACGGAAACGGAACGCTTGCATTTGGCTATGACGGCGAGCTTTACACCATGCGTGAGGGAGAAGAGCCTCAGAAAGTGAATGTTGTGATACGCACCCAGACGGCAAGCAATCCCGACAGCTACATTACCATTAACGGCGGGGTTCGGGAGATGGAAATTTCCCCTAACGGAAAGGAAATTGCCTTTGTGGCACGGGGAGAAGTATTTGTGACATCGGTTGACGGCAGTCTGACCAAACGAATCACCAACACACCCGAACAGGAACGATTTGTGACCTTTACACCCGACGGTAAAGGGGTCGTATATGCATCAGAACGGAACGGACGCTGGAGCATATTCAAGACAACCAAAGTGCGTGATGATGAACCTTTTTTCTATGCAAGTACCCTTCTAAGTGAGGAACCTGTAGTTATGAACGATGAGGATAACTACCTGCCGGCCTACTCGCCAGATGGAGAGAAGCTTGCTTACATTGCAGACAGGCGTACGCTCCGTATTCAGGATCTGGAATCGGGGGATACAACGGATCTGCTAACGCCGGATGATCTCTTTCACATGCGCGACGGTGATAAATACTTCAGGTGGAGCCCCGACAGCAAATGGCTGCTGGTCGACTGGTCGAAGAAACTTCACAACAGCGAAGTACTGCTGATGGCGGCTGACGGCAGCGAACGCATCAATCTCACCGAAAGCGGATACAACGACTCTTCACCGAAATGGATGAACGACGGCAAACAGATGATCTGGTTTACAAACCGTGACGGACTGCGCAGCTATGCTACAAGCGGACGCACCGAGCGGGATGTTTACGCCATGTTCTTTTCGCAGGAAGCGTGGGACATGTTCAACCTGTCTGAGGAGGACTATAAACTCTGGAAACAGATTCAGGAGGTATCCGATGCTGAAGATGATGAAAATGGTGACAGCGATGACGAAGAAAGTGAAGAGGATAATGCGGAGGAAATGGTCATCGATCGCAGAGGGATGAAAGACCGGACGGCGCGGCTGACGAATCACTCCAGCTCCCTGAGTGACGCTGTACTGTCAAAAGACGGCAGCAAGCTCTATTACCTGTCCAGTTTTGAGGATAACTACAATTTGTGGGAGACAGACCTCAGAACGAAGGATACAAAAATGCTGATTCGCCTGAACACCGGATTCGGAAGTTTACAGTGGGATCCGGACATGGAAAATCTCTACCTGCTAAGCCGCGGAAGCATATCCAAATTGAACCTCACAGGAGGGAGTTCAACTCCTGTCAGTATTCGCGGTGAAATGACCTACGACGCCGATGCTGAGCGCCTTGCGATGTTTGAACATGTTTACATACGAACCAAAAATATCTTCTACGAACCCACATTTCACGGTAACGACTGGGATATGCTCTATGAAGAGTACAGCAAGTATGTACCCCACATAGGGAACTCCTATGAGTTTGCCGAAATGCTGTCCGAAATGCTTGGTGAGCTGAATGTTTCGCATGCGGGGGCACGGTACAACCGCAGCATCGACAATGCGGACGCCACCGCATCCCTGGGTATTTTTATGGATTATGATTACGAAGGCGATGGAATCCGCATTGTCGAGGTACTGGATGGCGGTCCGCTCGACAAAGCTGCATTTGAGGTGGACTCCGGTATGATAATTCAGCGAATAGACGGTGAACAGATAACCTCCGATCGTGATGTGGCCTCCTACCTGAACCGCAAAGCGGGCGATTTTGTGCTTTTGGATGTTACCGACGGGGATGGAGACAATCTACAGCAAATTACGGTGAAACCGATCACGCTGGGCCAGGAGCGCAGCCTGCTTTACCAGCGCTATATCCGGATCAATGAAGAGGAAGTGGATGAGAAAAGCAACGGAACCCTGGGATATGTACATATTCCGGGAATGGGTGACGGTCCCTTCCGCTATGTGATTCAGGAAATGCTGGGCAAGTACCCAGAGCGCGATGCGGTAATTGTGGACACGCGCTTCAACGGGGGCGGTGACCTGGTGGCCGATCTGGCGATGTTTTTTACCGGTGTGGAGTTCAATACCTACGCAACGGCTGATATGGACGTAGGGGGAGAGCCCACCTCCCGGTGGACCAAGCCCACGCTCTCACTCTACAATGAGGCGATGTATTCCGACGGACACTGCTATGCCAGTGCCTACAGCGAGCTTGAGATCGGCCTTACGGTTGGTATGCCGGTTCCCGGAACGTGCAGCTTTGCAGGGTGGGAAGGCCTTCCGGACGGAACCCGCTGGGGTGTGGTGCCGGTCAGCGCAAGAAACATGTCGGGCGAGTGGATGGAAAATAATCAAACCGAACCGATGATCAGGGTAAAAAATGATCCGGAAGTGATCAGCGAAGGGCGCGACCAACAGCTTGAACGCGCAATCGAAGAGCTGATGAACCAGGTGTCCGGGGAGTGA